CCTTCGAGACGAAGTGCACGCATCTCTCCTGCGCCGTCGTCTACTCGGCGGCGAACGGACGGATCGAGTGCCCCTGTCACAACGGGGCGTTCGACGCCCGCAGCGGGGCCGTGTTGCAGGGGCCGCCGCCGCGTCCGCTGCGCCGCTTCGCCGTCGTGGTACGCGACGGCGATCTGGTGCTCACCGGCGAGGAGGCGTCGTGAGCGACTTCCGCCGTGCCCAGTCGCAGGCGCACCCGACGAAGACGAACCTGGTGCTCGCCGGGGTGATCGCCCTCCTGGTGATGATCGTCTCGCTGCAGATCTGGCTCCTGGTGGCCGGTCTCAACACCGCTCTCGGCGGCGACCGCTCGATCGTCTGGCCGGCCTTCTATGCCTCGCTCGCCCTCTTCCTGGCCGGCGCCGGATTGCTGCGCTTCCTGCCGCAGCCGTTGCGCGCGGTGGCACGGCCGGCCGAACGTGCCGAGCCGTTCCCCGACGCGGCACTCGCCTGGCGGACGCTCGCGGTGAGCGTCGCCGCGCTCGCGCTCTCGTTCAGCGTCTGGTTCCTCTGGTCGGCGGTGACGGTCCGCCTGCGCGACGCCGGGTTCGCCATCACCAAGCAGCAGGCGTTCTGGCTGACGGCGACGCCGACGGTGCTCGGCTCGCTGCTGCGGATCCCGTACGGGCTGCTGGTCTCGCGCTTCGGCAGCCGGCGGAGCTATGCGGCGGTGACGCTCGCCTTGCTCGTCCCCTGCGTCGGCGCCGGGCGAGCGCTCGCCGATCCGACGACCTCCTTCGGCTGGCTGCTCTTCTGGGCCGCGGTGACCGGCATCGCCGGGGCGAACTTCGCCACCTCGATGGGCGTGGTGAACCTCTGGTTTCCGAAGCAGCGGCAAGGCGCGGCGCTCGGCGTCAACGGTCTCGGCAATCTCGGCGTGACGATCGCCCAGCTCACCGTTCCGGCCGTGGTCGGCGCCGCTCTCTTCGGAGCGCTCGCCGGTTCGGGGCAGACGACGACGCTCGCCGGCGGCGCGACGAAGACGGTCTATCTGCAGAACGCCGCCTACGTCTGGATCCCCTTCGTGCTTCTCTGCGCCGCGGCGATCTGGTTCTGGACGAAGGACTACCCGATGCCGCCGAAGACGCTCGCCTCGCAGCTGCGGGTCGCCCGCGACGCGCACACCTGGGCGATCTCGCTGCTCTACTTCCTCACCTTCGGTTGCTTCGTGGCGATGGGCTCGTCGCTGCCGCTGGTCATCCGCGAGGTCTTCGCCAAGGCGCCCGGCGGGGCGCCGAACCCGCTCGCCTATGCGCCGTTCGCGCCGCTGGTGGCGACGCTGGCGCGCCCGCTCGGCGGCTGGGCGGCGGACCGCTGGGGCGCCGGCCGGATGACGGCGATCGCCGTGGCGGTGATGGCGGTCGGCGGCTTCAGTCTCTCGG
This genomic window from Holophagales bacterium contains:
- a CDS encoding NarK/NasA family nitrate transporter, producing the protein MSDFRRAQSQAHPTKTNLVLAGVIALLVMIVSLQIWLLVAGLNTALGGDRSIVWPAFYASLALFLAGAGLLRFLPQPLRAVARPAERAEPFPDAALAWRTLAVSVAALALSFSVWFLWSAVTVRLRDAGFAITKQQAFWLTATPTVLGSLLRIPYGLLVSRFGSRRSYAAVTLALLVPCVGAGRALADPTTSFGWLLFWAAVTGIAGANFATSMGVVNLWFPKQRQGAALGVNGLGNLGVTIAQLTVPAVVGAALFGALAGSGQTTTLAGGATKTVYLQNAAYVWIPFVLLCAAAIWFWTKDYPMPPKTLASQLRVARDAHTWAISLLYFLTFGCFVAMGSSLPLVIREVFAKAPGGAPNPLAYAPFAPLVATLARPLGGWAADRWGAGRMTAIAVAVMAVGGFSLSAYLAPDAFAGFFATILVICAASGFGNGSVFKIIPVVNPREAGAVIGFVSCLGAFGGFFPPIFLGWCLDRFGTPVAAYTAMALFALGVFAVNGWLYWRRESPSHC